Genomic window (Nitrospiria bacterium):
CCCCTTGAAACCGAAGGAAATCAAAAGGGTCTAATTGGAAGTGGGTCTCCACCCCATGGGTTTTCGCTTTTTGTATATTCAAAAAATCAGGATCACCGAAGTCTGGATCATTCACAAAAGCAATCAGGTTTTCCATCTCATTCCTAAAATAGGTAATACGAAAACTTCCGGTGCTGAATAAGGCCTGATCTAGCCCTATATCCCAGCTGAAGGACTCCTCTGGTTTGAGGTTTGGATTCCCTACCGAAAAGCTCGTTCCGAATTGCTCGCTAAACCTCGGATTTTTGATCCCTTCTCCGATGGAAGCGCGGATTTTTAAATCAAGGGGTTCAATGAGATAAGCAATGGATCCTTTTCGATTCAAGTGATTCCCGAAAATACTATTATCTTCTACTCGGATTCCTCCCGCTAGGAAAAGCCTTTTCCAAAAACCCATTTGGCCTTGAAAATAATAACCCCAATTGGTTCTGGAAACATCAGTAAAATCAAAAGAAGGACCAAAACCAAAATCCGAAGCCAAGGTCTGAACCAATTCCTCCAGTGTGTACTCCACCCCAAGATTGGCAACCACATGGAATTCCTCAGTGGGATCCCCTTCAAAAGTCCCCATATAATCCGACATAAAACGGCGCTCCCCGGATTGAAAAACGGTCGTAGAGACCCCATCGCATGAAAAAGGAAATCCCCCGAACACGCACGTCCTACCGGGGTTCGGGGGGTCCGTTGAATTTCGGTCCTGGTCCGTTAATCCCAAACGAAGCTGGTGAGTCAGGCCGGGAATAATTCCCTGGCGGATTCCCGTTGAGATGGTTAAGTGATCCTCTTCTAGGAATTGATCGGGGTCTAAAGGGTCGAACCGGTCCCCCGCAGTTTCCGTTGGAAATTCAATCCGCTTATCTTCCAAACGAACCACCAAATCCATTGCAACATTTTCGCTGGGCGAAAAATCCACCCTCCCGCTAAACGAATTCCGGGTTAACCGGTTATTGATGGGAAGGATCCCCGGATCATCTATTCTGGCATAAGACAAAGTGAATCCCTCTCCGGACAAACCGATTCGATTTTCAAAAATGGGTTTATTGTCCTCCAGTCGGTGTCCCGCTGCGGAGGAAACCATACCCTTTAAGGGGCCCTTCCCTTTTTTTGTAATAATTTGGACCACGCCGGCCAAGGCTTCGGAACCGTACAGTGCCGACTGCGGGCCGAGAACCACTTCAATACGTTCAATATTTTCGGTAGACAATTGAGAAAAATCGAATTCTCCACCCGATTTATTGACGGGCACCCCATCCATTAATACTAGAAGGTGGTCACTCTCTCCCCCCCTCGCAAAAACCGATGTGGTGCTGCCCGGACTTCCAAGGGAGGACACGTTCAATCCGGGGACCTGCCTTAAGGCTTCGCTTACATTCCGGATATTTTTCTTTTCAATTTCCTCTCCTGTAATTAAAAAAGTCTGCAGACCGATTTCCTCAACCGGAGTTTCCCCTTTTGTGGCGGTAATCAATACTTCTGATAATTCTAAGACTTCCTCCCTTTCCGATTTTTCAGATCCAAAAACATATTCGTATGGAAAGAAGATACAAATCCAAAATAAAATAATCGCTTTCGATGAAAGGCGCATCCATTCCTCCATTCTGTTATTTGAAAATGCAAAGCCTGCCGCACTCTCCCCGGTTTGGTGAGGATTCTTCAAATATGAGATGT
Coding sequences:
- a CDS encoding TonB-dependent receptor, with amino-acid sequence MRLSSKAIILFWICIFFPYEYVFGSEKSEREEVLELSEVLITATKGETPVEEIGLQTFLITGEEIEKKNIRNVSEALRQVPGLNVSSLGSPGSTTSVFARGGESDHLLVLMDGVPVNKSGGEFDFSQLSTENIERIEVVLGPQSALYGSEALAGVVQIITKKGKGPLKGMVSSAAGHRLEDNKPIFENRIGLSGEGFTLSYARIDDPGILPINNRLTRNSFSGRVDFSPSENVAMDLVVRLEDKRIEFPTETAGDRFDPLDPDQFLEEDHLTISTGIRQGIIPGLTHQLRLGLTDQDRNSTDPPNPGRTCVFGGFPFSCDGVSTTVFQSGERRFMSDYMGTFEGDPTEEFHVVANLGVEYTLEELVQTLASDFGFGPSFDFTDVSRTNWGYYFQGQMGFWKRLFLAGGIRVEDNSIFGNHLNRKGSIAYLIEPLDLKIRASIGEGIKNPRFSEQFGTSFSVGNPNLKPEESFSWDIGLDQALFSTGSFRITYFRNEMENLIAFVNDPDFGDPDFLNIQKAKTHGVETHFQLDPFDFLRFQGGFTYLISKVTNDGGIIDPNFQINRELTRRPRWSSTWGFEYHGQALFVGVGGQYVGKRDDVNFNSNTRVVQPSFVVWNGNISYTVLKNQEWLEQMKLFVRVLNIFDKNFEEVFGFTSPGISYIGGVEIKFG